The Oryza sativa Japonica Group chromosome 11, ASM3414082v1 DNA window tggtggCGCAGACGGTTCGATCTTTCATCAGGCAAAGCCGAGGgttgcggccgcggccgccgccgctctcgtacTCGTAGTAGCGGTAGccgtagtcgtcgtcgtcgaattCACCGGCGGGGGGCTCGACGGGAAGTGACACGTACCGCGGCCGGAGAGGCTCATCGTCGTCGAACATGTCGCAGAGGATGATGCCGCGATACAGGTCGACCCAGCACAGCCGCCGGTCGCCGACGGGGACGACCATGTCGGTCTTCCAATGGAATAGCTCGTCGGCCTTGCCGTCGTCGTGGATGATCTCCGCCGGCGTGACGCTCCACTCGCCGGAACGAAACACGAGGAGCTCGGCGTCCACTCCGTCGTCGCCCTCCGTCACGGTGAGCTTCGACACCACAAGGTCGTTGtcgccgcagcggcggcggcggcggcgcaggaggccGGTTCTAGCGTCGTCCAGCCGGTTCGGCGTCCTGTCACTCAACCCGTAGTGAACCCAGTGAATTGGGAGCAGCGACAACGATGGcgggtcaccggcggcggcatcgccggCGCTGTAGACGAAGTGATAGAGGCCgtactcgccgccgcggcgcgcttCGTTTTTATAGTGCATCTGGAGGAGCACGGAGTcgcggtgggcggcgacgacgcacaCCAGGGGCCCTCCTCCTTCGTCGTGGCTCGGGGAGGAGGTGTACCACATGCGCGACGACGCCGGGGGCGCCTCGCGGCACAGGGAGAGGCGGACGACATGGCCGGCGGAGTTGCGGCAGCTCGCCTCGGTCTCGGcgcagctgccgccggcggcggagcaggggtTGGAGGAGTCGTCCCGGTCTCCCTGATCATCGCTACCTTTCTTGTGCTTGCGTCGGACGTCGCGCTCGAGTAAAGCCCACCGTGGGTCGTAGCAGCCGACGCGTCGGAGAGTCGCCGGCGTCGGTTGGGTTTCCatggtcggcggcgatggcggcggcgactggtgGAAGCTTAGGGTGACACAAAATCTGAGGCCATATATAATGGACAGTAATCTTCTTTAAATTGCAAATATAACCTCGTGTATGACTTGCAGATCatcaatgaaaaaaaactactaaTTGCTGACTTAATTACGGATCGATATTATGGGGGGAAATAATCTGAATAATAGGGAGAAGGATCAGCTGGATCGTAAGCTGATCTTGCAGAAACAGAAATGCCCTCACAAATAGTGTAAACGAGCTAATCACGGATAGTCCGGCCGTCAATTAGTTTCTCTAGCTTGTCAGCAAAGATCAGCTAATCACGTTCACAGATGAGGCCCGGCTCAGACTCGGCTTTGCGGTTTACGAGtacaagttttttaaaaaaacgacaCGACACCTATAAATTAGTTTGTTATAATGTTGGTTTATCTTAAAGAaaatactactccatccgtcctaaaatataagtatttttggatTCTAACACGATCTCCGAGATGCTATTTTGGTCAAcgatatataaaagtaagacGTTttgaataaaaagagttgcatgtTATTATAGTTTGTGTAATGATAAATCTagctagtaacatcaattttacatggttgatctttttttctttctattaatagtcaaagttaaaactgtttgacttgtcactatgttaaaaatgcttatattttgggacggatggaatatatgtttttatggaGGACCAGCACATATTGATACTTATATATAAGGAAACTACTCTAAACTCTCGATGGGATATTCTCTCGTTGTTTACatcactcaaatggttatgagaaaaattgaaaaaatatattaatatgcggtatatcactccataaacatgcaagttcaaattaattttttacatattgcaacaaaatgcaaattaaactacagctagtcaaatttgcttttttttctttgcgatatgtaaaagttaaattttaatttgtatttttttggagtgatatatcatatattgatacatcttcttaattttttttcctaaatatttaagtgacatgcaaataacgaggGGACATTCCCTCAAAAGTTTAAAATCCAGTCTCCTTATAGGTGCCCTTTTTTTACCTTTAGCCTTCTATGGATGTTTGGATGGATGGGAAAAGCTCCATATGGATTGTTTTTAAATTAATCGGGACATATGCGCCACATGTTATGgattagggcatccacaatgtggtgTAAAAGTAGTACATAAGCAATATAATATTCCATTCAGCCACCTATTACCATTGTGCaactagtccatatagaaaaaatagcaaaagatacccatatgcatatggactacccatatgaaataaattatattatctatctcctctctcttctcctaatgATACCTTGTATCTGTATACGTTATGGAGATTGCCATAAGGATAAACTATTTATGCGGGtcccatctatatggatcacTTTACCATATACATTGGTGATGCCCTTAGAGATTTGCtcaagtcaaaaaaaaagtatctcAAGGTGccggtacctcatggtaccaaatcgtttatgatcattgaaaaaaaaaacctaaagtACCCAAGCAATTGTACAATTAAGCACAATCCGACTGTTAAGCAGTAAGCACATGTATACTATCAATACCAAAGCAAGTTTACAACAAAGTATTTCATGCATTTTGCAAGTCTGTCATGCAACCACAGCAGACAGCGCAATCTTCGCACGTCTGAATTTCcatcaacaaccaagtcttcCTCAGGCTCATCGGAAGCCCCAAAAGAGATTTGAATCGGCGGCCATTATCATGACAAAGCATGCTATAAGCTCTTAGCAAATCATGACGAGACAACTCCGGTATCTCTTCCAGGGCAGCAAAGATCTCATCAGGAGAAGCTACTGATCCTGACACTCTGAAATGTTTAGCACCAGATGACTCACATGAAATTCGCACTGAATCACCGATGATGGCATCATGTGTTGGCGCCTTGTCGATGATCACAGCTGGCTCTGACATCGCTCCGCCATTGCTGCAGCTTCCATTGGAGGAAGTGAAGTAGCTGGAGACCTTGCTAGGAAGGAAATTGCGTCCATGGCTGCAGGAGATCGCTGACAAGAGTGTCTTGCTCCTTGTGTCGAAGAGGATCATCCATGTTTCTTTGATGCGGCAATATCTCCCCTCGGATTCTCGCTCATCCACCATGAAGCTGATGAGGTGGGGATCGTCTATGCTCACGATGGGGTGTTCTGGAATGGCGTGTGGGAGGCCGGCGTAGGCGTGGGATGACCAGAGCTCGCTGGCGTCGACCATGGCGTCCATGGTCCAGGCCatgtcgccgctgccgtcgtctaCCCTGAGTATCCAGGTCTTGATGATGAAGGCACCGGTAGAATGGCCGCAGTAGGTCGGGCCGGggcggccgcagcagcagcggggGATGACGTCGATGAACTtcagcgcggcgccgccgccggtgacgcaGACGCTTCGCTCTGCGATGACGTATTTCCGCGTGTGGTCGtcgtagtcgtcgtcgtcgtcgttggatTCATCGGTGAGGGCCTCGGGGGGAAGTGGCACGAACCGCAGCTGCGGATTCTGGTCGAACACGTCGTCGACGTCGCAGAGGATGATGCCGCGGTACAGGTCGGCCCAGCAcatccgccgctcgccgacggGGACGGCCATGTCGGTGATCCACGACGGCAGCTTCTCGGCTCTACCGTCGAAGTGGACGACCGGCGCCCGTGTGACGGTCCACTCGCCGGAGCGGAGAACGAGGAGCTCGGCCTCCTCCAGCTCGTCGCCCTCCTCCATCACGGCGagatccaccaccaccatgtcGTCTTCGCCGCGGCGCAGGAGGCCGGTGGTCCTTTCATCCAGATCGTGGCGCGGCCGCCAGGTTTCACTCTCTTCTTCATCCGCGTCGGTGGTGACGTAGGCAGGGAgcagcgacagcgacggcggccgtggcgggtctgcggcggcggagccggcgTTGTAGACGAAGTAGTCGagcacgccgtcgtcgccgtaccGGTATCCTTCTCCTTGGTAACTCAACCGGACGAGCACGGAGTCGCCATGGGCAGCCACGACGGCCAGGCTGGCGCCCCGCCCCCCGCCGATGCGCGGGAAGAAGTCGAAGCATACGCGCGACGACGCCGGTGGCGCGTCGAGGCAGAGGGAGACGAGGACGTGGTGGCCGCCGGAGGAGAAGACGGAGGCCGCCTCGGTCTTGGCGTCCGGTGTGGAGAAGGGCGGGAAGGAGTCGTCGCGCTCGTAGCCCTGGTACTCGCCGTAGCGGCAGAGTATCACCCACCGTGggtagccgccggcgccggcgccgccgttgccgccttgGTCCGCCGTCCGTTGGGTTTCCATGGGCCGCCGGTGAGAGGCCGGAACAAACGATTTGATCTGTCTCGTAACGTAAGCGGAGAGATCGGTTCCTCGGTTtacgaaaaaaaagaagaaggtgTTTGACTATATAGAAGAGTTTGATTATGAAACAAACTAATGAATCGTATAATAGGAATCCGCCTCGTTGTACGTACTCCTACATGTCTTTCATAAGAGCaatttaaattttctttttatttaggATTAAATAATTTGAATTCTTTCCCCTTGCCTTAATTGACCTGTTCTCCGGTGGCCGACGGTAGAGCACTCTAAGAGGGGaaattgaaattttttttagcaagaTAGATTTATATGGAACATATCATTAGTAAGTTATTCTACCAATATAAGACACGACccgaaaagaaaagagaagcaaAGTAAATATATTCTAAGGACGAGCATAATAATTTGGTCGTGACTTTGGGCTGACACAACATGGTCTAAGTCTTATTGGGCCATAAGTGAAGCCCGTGAGCGGGCATGGCTGCCAACCGCAGCCTTGGTCGTGCTTAGGCTGGGTCATGCCCAGGCGGCCTATTTAGTCCTCTATAACCTCAACAGACCAGCCAAGCCACCCTCTTCCCTTGTtatcctctctttttctctctgacAGTTCATCCAAAACGTCACATTCCTTCTATGGATTTACGCTAATCTAATATAAAAGGCACCATTTAATAAATGAATCATTAAATAGCACCAATTAAAAATGGGACAAGTGCATGCATGCCCTTACTTCGAACCCCAAATGTTGTTTTAtcctactttttagggtttacaATTTTGCCCCATCTTTTTGAAAACGAACCCACCGTTTGCCCTCACTTTTAAGGCCGTTAGTTGGGTCCCACAGTTTTGGgttaaaaaatacaaatacaaatagaaaattttcttttctatttgtaTTTAGAACTACGGGCATATATTTAGAACTGTTTTTCTCTCTTATTCAaccaaaaataaatattttaatggGTACGATATCCATGTGCCCATGTACATgcttatttgaaaataatttaatttgcataaaaaacaaattctcaaaaatttggttaaatttgG harbors:
- the LOC112936906 gene encoding uncharacterized protein, with the translated sequence METQPTPATLRRVGCYDPRWALLERDVRRKHKKGSDDQGDRDDSSNPCSAAGGSCAETEASCRNSAGHVVRLSLCREAPPASSRMWYTSSPSHDEGGGPLVCVVAAHRDSVLLQMHYKNEARRGGEYGLYHFVYSAGDAAAGDPPSLSLLPIHWVHYGLSDRTPNRLDDARTGLLRRRRRRCGDNDLVVSKLTVTEGDDGVDAELLVFRSGEWSVTPAEIIHDDGKADELFHWKTDMVVPVGDRRLCWVDLYRGIILCDMFDDDEPLRPRYVSLPVEPPAGEFDDDDYGYRYYEYESGGGRGRNPRLCLMKGSSSSTSSPAAAAEAPASPPATIPAPPSSSTPGH